The following DNA comes from Hyphococcus flavus.
TCACGTTCCAGCTTGACACGAACCTCGCCGGACACGTTGACGTTGAGATTGACTTCAATAGGCTTATCGCCGCCTTCGAGCTTTACACTCGTGCAGGCCAGCATGGCCGCCGCAATGGGCGCCAGTACCGAGAACCTGATTAACTGCGTTTTGATCATTTAAGACCGCCCTCCACGCTGAAACATTATCGGATGCAAATACGCGCTGAACTGAAATTCGACAGTAGACTACTGCACCCTTTAGGCGAAAAACAGGCGGAAATGCGCTTTCCAGCCTCTTCATCGTCATATTTCGCACTAATTTGCACCTCGCCCCGATAGTTCCTCCTGCACCTTCAGCTCAATTGACCTGAGCAAATTCGCCTGTCGAATCAGATCCATGTTCTCCACGGTAAGATTGATGCGGTAAAGAACGGGCACATTCTGAACGCTTTGATTTCGAACTGTAAGGTCTCCCGTTCCCTCAAACCGGAGTCCGAAATCAAGCTGACCATCGAGAGCTCCGTTGACCGTCACCTCGAGCGATTTGTAGCGAAGATCGCGCAGGAAATCGAAAGCGACCTGAGCGTTTTCGCCAGCAGCGGACGCCGCATCCGCTGCAGGCCCGGTATATCGAATAGCCCCGGGCCCGTTTGAGCGAAACACGCCGTTTTCGATCCGCGCCTTGCCGTCTTCAAAGACGAGCGGCAGCGATCCGCTTAAAACGCCTTCACCCGATAAACCTTCCACGCTGGCAAAATCCAGCACCTGTTCCAGATGAATATTTTCAGCACGTAATGGAATCGTTGCAGCACCAGAAAAAGAGGCTGTCGCCTCATATGCGCCAATAGTTCCGCCAAACCAGGGGAACTCTCCGCGTTTCAATTGCAGCGTATCATTCCCTGGAAACTCAAACGAGACTTCACCATTGGTGAGTTCAAGGGCGCCAGCGTCAACAATGTTAAGCGTCAAGGTTTGAACACCTTCTGTTGAAACGGGCAGAAGGTTGTTCAATGTCACGGAGCCATTCACGCCAGTTGTGCGCGTAACAGCCAAAGTAGGTCCGTCGAATGAGATGTCATTGAGATCAAAATTCGCGCCGGAGGTAATGCCTTCTTTCGACCAGCCAAACCTGACTGCGCCATCTGCTCCGCCTGTCGCCGCGGAAACAATACCCTTCAGTCCCGGCGCTAATTCATTGGGCTGCAATCCTTCCGGTTCGAAACGCAAATCCTGAAAAGTGAAAGTGGTTTCGCCACTAGCAGTAGACATGTCGTGGCGGCCTGTCCCAACGCCGAGCGCGTTTCCAGCCGGCGTCATCAACGAATACTGAAATGTAGTATCTTTGCCTTCCAATTCAAATGTTCCGTCTGCAATCACAGGCGTGATAAACTTTAGCTCCGCGCTTTGCTCGGCGCGAACACGGTCGACCACGCCGCTAGCACGCATTACTGCGGGATCAAGAGAAAAATCGAACCGCCCAATCATTGCTGACAAGTCGATCATCTCGTTCAGCGTCACATCGCCACCCGTTGCAATCCCTTCAATCGTCGTCCGGCTATCGAGCGGATTGTAGACGGCATTAAAGCGGATATTCGGCGGACGGCCGGACGCACTGGTTTCGCCAAGACTAAAGCGTCCATTCGCAGAAGAAATTTCTCCGTTTAAGGAGCAAACCATATCGCCCGCCCAGGTAAACACCAGAAGCGGACCGTCTGCATTACATAGCTGCGTGCGTCCCAGTGATGCTTCTGCGTTCTGCTCCTCAAGCCGCAACTGACCGCGCTCAAAAGTGATGCACTCTTCCCTATTGTAGATGTTTACTGTCTGGGCCGACAAATTGCCTTCGGCCCTGAATGCTGAAGTAAAAGGCGCGTCTGAAACTGACAGCCTGCCGATCTGCGCTCTGCGCAGTCCTGATTTCAGTGCAAGATCAGCAGTTAAATCATCACCGTTCAGCACACCGGAAAATTCAATCTGAGAATCATCGAGAGAGAGTTCGGGAGAAGAATATTGTTCAACCGTGATTGGCGCGGCGACACGCCAACGGTCGTTTTCGCGTTCTATATCGGCTGACCCAGCGGCATTTACACCAGCGCTTTTGATAGCAAACTGAAAAGATGCTGTCTCCCGCTCACCCCGGAGAGCGTAGAGCGGCGCAGCGCCGCTCTGGGCTATCGTAAGCCCCGTTCCATCAGGCGCCGCTAGCGTTACGGGCGCACTTTCCCTTAACCGCACTTCAAACACGCTGTCCGAAAAGTTTACGTCAAACTCACCTTCCAAAGCAGCTTCGCTTACAGACTGTCCGAACGCCAGTTCTATTGGTGCAAGTTGGTTGAGTGTTTCCTGGTTTTGGGCAGAGCCGAACAAGATCTGTGGCGCACTAAAAGAGATATGCGCGTTTCCTGCGACAGTGTTGCGTTCGCCCTCAATCAAATCCCGCCAGTTGACGCCTTCTCCGTCAATCGCCAGCGAAACATTGTTCGCCGCAACGCCTTGCGCAAGCATATCGCCTTTAAACGCAAAGACGAGCGCCGTCGAACCGCTTTCAGCTAATTCTAATTCCGCATTTATTTTGCCCGCTGGAATTGTCAGCTCCTTCAAGCCAAAATTGTTGCTTTCCAATTCAATTTCAGCCCTGCCGCCTGTTTCTTTCTCAAATTCCGCAGAGAGTTCTCCCACAGCACTCCCGGCAGATGTTTCAGCGTGAAGCCTAATGCTGCTTAGAATTAACGACTGGAATGGAAGCTCTGCGCCACCGCTGCCCTCTCCGCCGCTAGCCAAACCGGGAATTGAAACCTGACCGCCATCTGAAATGTTTACTCTCAGAAGGCCTGGTCCGGCTCGAACCGCTGCAACTTTTTGCGCGCTGAGCAATTGACGCCAATGATAGTCAACCTCGATCACGTGAAACTGAAACGCCTCGCGTGCCTCAGCTCCACTGGAAACTTTTTCTAGACGAATACCGTCAAAAGTTAACGCGGTAACTGTCGCTTGCGGCTGCTCTAACCCTGCGCCAGCCATAGCGCTGCGCACAGCCCAACCCGCAAGGGGCAAACGAATGAGATAGAGCGCCGCGGCGATAATCGCCACGAGCAACAGTAAAATCGCCAGGAAGCGCGCCGCCCGCATCTTGTTACCCATATCCCTCAAACGCGACCGCCGCTTTTCTCTATTGATTAACGACGTTTTCGTCTAATGAGCGAAGCGGCCTTGCCAGCATGCCGAAAATTGAAGCGTTTGGCGAGGCATGCGATGAAGGTGATTTGCGATGCAACATGAGGGCGGCCAAACATAACATGTCGGACGAGTTTGTTCATACAGGTCAGAGCCTTACGGGTAATGGCGCTGCCTATTGCCCAATCGAGCGCAAGCGCCGTGGCCCGGGCGCCCTTGCCGCAGCTCTTAGTATTCTTGTTTTAGGGGCTGGTTTTCTGGCGATTTCCGCCACATCTGCGCCCCAAAAAACCTCAGAAGCGCCTATCAGCATCGCCCTTCAGCCCGAGACTGAGGCACGTGAGTCTGTGGCTGATGCGCGCAATATCGATATCGCATCCGCAATCGAGCAATCCCGGTCAGCACGGCTGGATGCTTCCGCTAGCAATGCAGAAACGATTT
Coding sequences within:
- a CDS encoding YnbE family lipoprotein; its protein translation is MIKTQLIRFSVLAPIAAAMLACTSVKLEGGDKPIEVNLNVNVSGEVRVKLEREIEDAIADNPDIF
- a CDS encoding intermembrane phospholipid transport protein YdbH family protein translates to MGNKMRAARFLAILLLLVAIIAAALYLIRLPLAGWAVRSAMAGAGLEQPQATVTALTFDGIRLEKVSSGAEAREAFQFHVIEVDYHWRQLLSAQKVAAVRAGPGLLRVNISDGGQVSIPGLASGGEGSGGAELPFQSLILSSIRLHAETSAGSAVGELSAEFEKETGGRAEIELESNNFGLKELTIPAGKINAELELAESGSTALVFAFKGDMLAQGVAANNVSLAIDGEGVNWRDLIEGERNTVAGNAHISFSAPQILFGSAQNQETLNQLAPIELAFGQSVSEAALEGEFDVNFSDSVFEVRLRESAPVTLAAPDGTGLTIAQSGAAPLYALRGERETASFQFAIKSAGVNAAGSADIERENDRWRVAAPITVEQYSSPELSLDDSQIEFSGVLNGDDLTADLALKSGLRRAQIGRLSVSDAPFTSAFRAEGNLSAQTVNIYNREECITFERGQLRLEEQNAEASLGRTQLCNADGPLLVFTWAGDMVCSLNGEISSANGRFSLGETSASGRPPNIRFNAVYNPLDSRTTIEGIATGGDVTLNEMIDLSAMIGRFDFSLDPAVMRASGVVDRVRAEQSAELKFITPVIADGTFELEGKDTTFQYSLMTPAGNALGVGTGRHDMSTASGETTFTFQDLRFEPEGLQPNELAPGLKGIVSAATGGADGAVRFGWSKEGITSGANFDLNDISFDGPTLAVTRTTGVNGSVTLNNLLPVSTEGVQTLTLNIVDAGALELTNGEVSFEFPGNDTLQLKRGEFPWFGGTIGAYEATASFSGAATIPLRAENIHLEQVLDFASVEGLSGEGVLSGSLPLVFEDGKARIENGVFRSNGPGAIRYTGPAADAASAAGENAQVAFDFLRDLRYKSLEVTVNGALDGQLDFGLRFEGTGDLTVRNQSVQNVPVLYRINLTVENMDLIRQANLLRSIELKVQEELSGRGAN